The genomic stretch GATGCTGGACAGGTACTTTCCCATGAGATAGGTCGTTCTCTTCACCGGTTGGGGGAACATCAAAAGGCCGGTCCTCCTCTCGAACTCGGAGGAAAGGGCGCCGCTGGCGAACGCTACCGCCGCGATCAGGACGATTATCTCGATCCAAGTGGTATAGTTCTGGACGAAATCCACCGCGTTGCTCGAAAAGCTCAGGCCCAACGCGGGCATAGCGACCGTCATGAGGGCCAGGACCGCCATGACCAGTGCGATTATGCCGACGAATGCCCGACTCTGGAGATGCTTCTCCACTTCGTACCTGGTGGAGATCAGTACCTGTTCGAGATCGCTGGGTATATCATTCCTTGTGGTCATCCTGATCACCTCGATTCCTTGATCAAGCTCAGATACAAAGATTCCAGCGGGTTCCCCGAATCATAAAAGGCGGTGACCTTCACATCGGAATCGATGCTCCTGAGCAGGGCATTCCTTTCGTCCGGACCACCCTTGAAGTCCACCACTATCTGGTTATTGGAACAGACCTCTATGTCAATGACGCACGGAAGTTTGGCGTATAGCTTGACCCGGTCCCCGTCGATTTCCCTTATCGTCTCGATCTGCAACCTGACGGCGCCGCTGTTCTTCTTCATATCCTCGACCGATTGATGGAGCAACATCTTCCCGCGGTTCATCATCACCACGGAATCGCACAATCCGTTGACCTCGTTCAACAAATGAGAGGACATGAACACCGTAATGTCCTGCTTCTTCAGCGACATCAGGATGTCGCGGACCTCCACCATGCCCCTCGGGTCCAGCCCGGAAGTCGGCTCGTCGAGGATTATGATCGACGGATCGAACATGAGCGCCTGAGCAATCGCCACTCTCTGCTTCATACCCTTGGAGAACTTGCCGATCTTCTTTTTCGCCTCTTCATCCATCTTGACCATTTCCAGGACCTCTTTCGTCCTGCCGGGGATCTCGGCACGTTTCATACCCCGTAGCCTGGCAATGTACTCCAGGCTCTTCTCCGGCGTTAGGTATGGGTAGAACTCAGGCGTCTCGACCACCGCCCCGACCTCTGCCAATGCCCTCTTGGGATCGGCCACGACGTCGATCCCGTTCAGGTAGGCCTTGCCGGATGTGGCACGGGTCAGATTGGTAAGCATCTTGATCGTGGTGGATTTGCCTGCACCATTGGGTCCCAGGAAACCAACGAAACGGTTCTTCTGTATCTTCATCGAAAGAGAATCGACCGCGACGAAGTCCTGATATGTTTTAGTCAAGCCTTCAATCTCTATGACATCGCTCATCTGTTTCACCTTTGATCCTTTATCAGCGGACACTTTCGGTCCACGAGGTGCTCATCGTTAGAGATGTCTTAACCTGTTCCAAAACAATGGTCGGGGGCGTCGATCAGCCTGGGGATGAACTGATGGACAAGGACTGGGACGATCGCTCGGCGAATGCTGGACCCGTACCAAAAGTGTTCTATTCCCCGACCGTGTACCTTCCTCCC from Methanomassiliicoccales archaeon encodes the following:
- a CDS encoding ABC transporter ATP-binding protein, which translates into the protein MSDVIEIEGLTKTYQDFVAVDSLSMKIQKNRFVGFLGPNGAGKSTTIKMLTNLTRATSGKAYLNGIDVVADPKRALAEVGAVVETPEFYPYLTPEKSLEYIARLRGMKRAEIPGRTKEVLEMVKMDEEAKKKIGKFSKGMKQRVAIAQALMFDPSIIILDEPTSGLDPRGMVEVRDILMSLKKQDITVFMSSHLLNEVNGLCDSVVMMNRGKMLLHQSVEDMKKNSGAVRLQIETIREIDGDRVKLYAKLPCVIDIEVCSNNQIVVDFKGGPDERNALLRSIDSDVKVTAFYDSGNPLESLYLSLIKESR